The following proteins are encoded in a genomic region of Actinomadura sp. NAK00032:
- a CDS encoding helix-turn-helix transcriptional regulator — MSRADALRPDFSLWHLIAVELRRQRQLHRLSGAALAVILDCDRSTVARYESGDVQLPIARARILDREWGMPGFFENLVKHAKNAQDLDWWETFKEYERRANLIKTYEPSLIPGLLQREGYARAIFTASRRADAEEAVAERLARQEVLNGREPCKLMAILDTAAVLRVFGDVEVMRDQLNYLLEASERPNVYLRVTSDRLIGYGGLGSGFTVIQTPTGDLGFANYGTTAHMSLDPADIQEQAIRYDLIGMSSLTVEASRAFIAKTLDSLS, encoded by the coding sequence ATGAGCCGCGCCGACGCACTGCGCCCAGACTTCTCCCTCTGGCACCTCATAGCCGTTGAGCTGCGCCGACAGCGTCAGCTTCACAGACTCTCCGGGGCCGCCCTAGCCGTGATCCTCGATTGCGATCGCTCAACTGTTGCACGGTACGAATCGGGCGACGTCCAACTCCCCATAGCACGCGCACGGATCTTGGACCGCGAGTGGGGAATGCCAGGGTTCTTCGAGAACCTCGTCAAACACGCCAAAAACGCCCAGGATCTCGACTGGTGGGAGACGTTCAAGGAATACGAACGCCGCGCCAACCTCATCAAGACCTACGAGCCCTCGCTCATCCCCGGCCTCCTCCAACGCGAGGGCTACGCGCGCGCCATCTTCACGGCAAGCCGCAGGGCGGACGCAGAGGAAGCGGTCGCGGAACGCCTCGCTCGCCAGGAGGTCCTCAACGGCCGAGAGCCATGCAAGCTCATGGCCATCCTCGACACAGCGGCCGTTCTACGCGTCTTCGGAGACGTGGAGGTCATGCGCGACCAGCTCAACTACCTTCTCGAAGCCTCCGAACGGCCGAACGTCTACCTTCGCGTAACGTCCGACCGCCTCATCGGCTACGGCGGACTCGGCAGCGGCTTCACAGTCATACAGACACCCACCGGCGACCTCGGATTCGCCAACTACGGAACCACGGCCCACATGTCCCTCGATCCTGCCGATATCCAGGAACAGGCGATAAGATATGACTTGATTGGAATGTCTTCACTGACCGTCGAGGCATCTCGTGCCTTCATCGCCAAGACACTGGACTCGCTTTCATGA
- a CDS encoding DUF397 domain-containing protein: MITQWRKSTRSDDYGNCVEVAALPHAIAIRDSKAPHLPHLALTAQAFTALLDQVKRDQLPH, translated from the coding sequence ATGATCACACAGTGGCGCAAATCCACGCGGTCGGACGACTACGGCAACTGCGTTGAGGTGGCCGCGCTACCCCACGCCATCGCCATCCGCGACAGCAAGGCGCCTCACTTGCCACACCTCGCCCTTACCGCCCAAGCCTTCACCGCCCTCCTCGACCAGGTCAAACGCGACCAACTCCCTCACTGA
- a CDS encoding DUF397 domain-containing protein, whose product MDATAWRKSSHSDETGGACVELAQLGGVVGLRDSKAPNSGHLTLTPQAFATLIIQAKRDELPH is encoded by the coding sequence CTGGACGCAACCGCATGGCGGAAGTCCAGCCACAGTGACGAGACTGGAGGAGCCTGCGTAGAGTTGGCCCAGCTCGGCGGGGTCGTCGGCCTCCGCGACAGCAAGGCTCCCAACAGCGGCCACCTCACCCTCACGCCTCAAGCATTCGCCACCCTCATCATCCAAGCCAAGCGGGACGAATTGCCCCACTGA
- a CDS encoding DUF397 domain-containing protein, with protein MELARLPSGIGLRDSKAPAVGHVLLTQNTLATLLTQAKRG; from the coding sequence GTGGAGCTTGCGCGTCTTCCCAGCGGCATTGGCCTTAGAGACAGCAAGGCGCCCGCCGTCGGCCACGTGCTGCTCACCCAGAACACCCTGGCCACCCTTCTCACTCAAGCCAAGCGCGGCTAG
- a CDS encoding TetR/AcrR family transcriptional regulator → MTTRKEIAERNDRALLQAARDVLAEDGAHASVAAIAARAGVGIGSLYRRYKTKEELFQQLSLVSLDHWNQAAEQGLTDPDPWAGLAAFVRGCVEFGQGSLAPIAGAIEVTQEMSAKSRRGDELLDELVRRAHEAGVLRADVTAVDISLLIEQLGRSPAVDQLRKQGRDDLLPAAAEARRRLIAIALDGLRPGHDPLPGSPPGVELFTDRWPS, encoded by the coding sequence ATGACCACGCGTAAAGAAATCGCAGAACGCAACGACCGCGCGTTGCTTCAGGCCGCCCGTGACGTGCTCGCCGAAGACGGCGCGCACGCGTCCGTCGCCGCCATCGCTGCCCGAGCAGGGGTCGGCATCGGCAGCCTCTACCGCCGTTACAAGACGAAGGAGGAGCTGTTCCAGCAGCTCAGCCTGGTGTCCCTCGACCACTGGAACCAGGCGGCCGAGCAGGGCTTGACCGATCCCGATCCGTGGGCGGGGCTGGCGGCATTCGTGCGCGGCTGCGTCGAGTTCGGGCAGGGCTCGCTGGCTCCCATCGCCGGCGCCATCGAGGTGACCCAGGAGATGAGCGCCAAGTCCCGCCGCGGCGACGAACTGCTCGATGAGCTGGTACGGCGAGCACACGAGGCCGGCGTCCTGCGCGCCGATGTGACCGCGGTCGACATCTCGCTGCTCATCGAGCAGCTCGGCCGTTCCCCGGCGGTCGATCAGCTTCGCAAGCAAGGCCGGGACGACCTGCTTCCCGCCGCCGCCGAGGCTCGTCGGCGGCTGATCGCGATAGCGCTCGACGGATTGCGGCCGGGACATGACCCGTTGCCCGGTTCGCCGCCGGGCGTGGAACTCTTCACGGATCGCTGGCCGAGCTAG